A genomic segment from Poecilia reticulata strain Guanapo linkage group LG3, Guppy_female_1.0+MT, whole genome shotgun sequence encodes:
- the plekho2 gene encoding pleckstrin homology domain-containing family O member 2 isoform X1, with protein sequence MEDGTKEDPAQQNKPKFLSKAGWVKKAHGRLLTSYKDRYLHVEKTEVVVYENEDLQNCLERLDLENFETCHELKSPFKKKHRLVLIRSPKSGNKIHDVKFQTQTVEEKEAWIKALSDCINRAKNKVFDEVKVDESSNLEHITRTRPQGNRNRRPPTRIHMKEVAEVSSDGLLRLDLNLEDAVIPNGTNTAKTDSTESPETAEKQSVLRTDEEKKAIKPPMPPTKEAKSSVVPENEPNKQDEEEKVMKPPMPPSKESKPSVTPGEVILQDENTDGKKNTSPPPTPPNKPSSAGSLSNPVEVLPASPNHHPPTPPSKDKKPSQMVVEPNQQTQDTATEQSEDETAMINDKVDQSEETVQNGEPKTTSNKPKVLPEDLSTVTQPKGSHSTASDTSARSLKVEEASLQSVPSVVVCTDDPLTETLNLSPLLHHLPGEKKKKAEEKSVDSGQHSDDESEGSVNEDTLAASTAALHGSHAGLDVLDGTEDEREISVNLRPSASLQVKPDVTTCRRSEPFQKPLKSSIKARSTSIGDLLSDSLGSGQLKTTCKAENEGSISPFQNSVTKLESEVALEMKNTSELLSQAQERSYAEVMPEDLLAKALEKLQKADCVLREVKKLKITKKRMSW encoded by the exons GGTACAAAGGAGGATCCTGCTCAGCAAAATAAGCCAAAGTTTCTGAGTAAGGCTGGCTGGGTGAAGAAGGCCCATGGCCGCCTGCTGACGAGCTACAAAGACCGCTACCTCCATGTGGAGAAGACCGAGGTTGTGGTGTATGAAAATGAG GATCTGCAGAACTGCCTGGAGCGGCTGGACTTGGAAAACTTTGAAACATGCCATGAACTGAAGAGTCCCTTCAAGAAGAAGCACAGACTGGTTTTGATACGGTCTCCAAAGTCTGGAAACAAG ATCCATGATGTGAAGTTCCAGACTCAGACTGTAGAGGAGAAGGAGGCCTGGATCAAAGCGCTCAGTGATTGCATCAACCGAGCtaaaaacaaagtctttgaCGAG GTGAAAGTTGATGAAAGCAGTAATTTAGAGCATATTACCCGAACAAGACCTCAAGGAAACCGCAACCGGCGCCCACCAACCAGGATCCACATGAAAGAG GTGGCAGAGGTGTCCTCTGATGGTCTCCTGCGGTTGGATCTTAATCTTGAGGATGCTGTGATCCCTAATGGGACAAATACTGCTAAAACAGACAGTACTGAAAGTCctgaaacagcagagaaacaatcAGTGTTGAGGACAGATGAGGAGAAGAAAGCCATCAAACCTCCCATGCCTCCCACCAAGGAGGCTAAATCCAGTGTTGTACCTGAGAATGAGCCTAATAaacaagatgaagaagaaaag gTCATGAAACCGCCAATGCCTCCATCAAAAGAATCTAAACCCAGTGTTACACCTGGGGAGGTGATTTTACAAGATGAAAATACTGAtggcaagaaaaacacaagccCACCACCAACACCTCCCAATAAGCCCAGCTCAGCTGGGTCATTGAGCAACCCTGTAGAAGTGTTACCAGCCTCACCAAACCACCACCCCCCAACTCCTCCATCCAAGGACAAGAAGCCTTCGCAAATGGTTGTGGAGCCCAACCAACAGACACAAGATACAGCTACTGAACAAAGTGAAGACGAAACAGCAATGATCAATGATAAGGTAGACCAGTCAGAGGAAACTGTCCAAAATGGTGAACCCAAAACAACCTCTAACAAACCCAAAGTTCTGCCAGAAGACCTATCAACTGTCACTCAGCCTAAAGGATCACACTCCACTGCTTCTGATACCTCAGCACGTTCTCTTAAAGTAGAGGAGGCTTCACTGCAGAGCGTCCCCTCAGTAGTTGTCTGCACAGACGACCCACTCACTGAGACCCTCAACCTGAGTCCGCTTCTCCACCACCTGccaggagagaagaaaaagaaggccGAGGAGAAATCTGTAGACAGTGGTCAGCACTCTGACGATGAGAGTGAAGGCTCGGTGAATGAAGACACGCTGGCAGCTTCCACGGCTGCTCTCCATGGAAGCCATGCTGGCCTGGATGTGTTGGATGGCACTGAAGATGAAAGGGAAATCTCTGTCAACTTAAGGCCATCAGCCAGTCTTCAGGTTAAACCAGATGTCACTACCTGTCGGCGCTCAGAGCCTTTCCAGAAACCTCTCAAATCGTCAATCAAGGCCAGGTCTACATCAATCGGAGATCTACTGTCTGACTCCCTCGGCTCCGGTCAGCTGAAAACCACCtgcaaagctgaaaatgaagGGAGCATATCACCCTTTCAAAATTCTGTAACAAAGCTTGAGTCTGAAGTGGCTCTGGAGATGAAAAATACGAGTGAGCTCCTCAGTCAGGCTCAGGAGAGAAGTTACGCTGAGGTAATGCCTGAGGATCTGCTTGCTAAAGCTCTGGAGAAGCTCCAGAAGGCTGACTGCGTCCTCAGAGAGGTCAAGAAATTGAAAATTACAAAGAAGAGGATGAGCTGGTAA
- the plekho2 gene encoding pleckstrin homology domain-containing family O member 2 isoform X2, whose translation MEDGTKEDPAQQNKPKFLSKAGWVKKAHGRLLTSYKDRYLHVEKTEVVVYENEDLQNCLERLDLENFETCHELKSPFKKKHRLVLIRSPKSGNKIHDVKFQTQTVEEKEAWIKALSDCINRAKNKVFDEVKVDESSNLEHITRTRPQGNRNRRPPTRIHMKEVAEVSSDGLLRLDLNLEDAVIPNGTNTAKTDSTESPETAEKQSVLRTDEEKKAIKPPMPPTKEAKSSVVPENEPNKQDEEKVMKPPMPPSKESKPSVTPGEVILQDENTDGKKNTSPPPTPPNKPSSAGSLSNPVEVLPASPNHHPPTPPSKDKKPSQMVVEPNQQTQDTATEQSEDETAMINDKVDQSEETVQNGEPKTTSNKPKVLPEDLSTVTQPKGSHSTASDTSARSLKVEEASLQSVPSVVVCTDDPLTETLNLSPLLHHLPGEKKKKAEEKSVDSGQHSDDESEGSVNEDTLAASTAALHGSHAGLDVLDGTEDEREISVNLRPSASLQVKPDVTTCRRSEPFQKPLKSSIKARSTSIGDLLSDSLGSGQLKTTCKAENEGSISPFQNSVTKLESEVALEMKNTSELLSQAQERSYAEVMPEDLLAKALEKLQKADCVLREVKKLKITKKRMSW comes from the exons GGTACAAAGGAGGATCCTGCTCAGCAAAATAAGCCAAAGTTTCTGAGTAAGGCTGGCTGGGTGAAGAAGGCCCATGGCCGCCTGCTGACGAGCTACAAAGACCGCTACCTCCATGTGGAGAAGACCGAGGTTGTGGTGTATGAAAATGAG GATCTGCAGAACTGCCTGGAGCGGCTGGACTTGGAAAACTTTGAAACATGCCATGAACTGAAGAGTCCCTTCAAGAAGAAGCACAGACTGGTTTTGATACGGTCTCCAAAGTCTGGAAACAAG ATCCATGATGTGAAGTTCCAGACTCAGACTGTAGAGGAGAAGGAGGCCTGGATCAAAGCGCTCAGTGATTGCATCAACCGAGCtaaaaacaaagtctttgaCGAG GTGAAAGTTGATGAAAGCAGTAATTTAGAGCATATTACCCGAACAAGACCTCAAGGAAACCGCAACCGGCGCCCACCAACCAGGATCCACATGAAAGAG GTGGCAGAGGTGTCCTCTGATGGTCTCCTGCGGTTGGATCTTAATCTTGAGGATGCTGTGATCCCTAATGGGACAAATACTGCTAAAACAGACAGTACTGAAAGTCctgaaacagcagagaaacaatcAGTGTTGAGGACAGATGAGGAGAAGAAAGCCATCAAACCTCCCATGCCTCCCACCAAGGAGGCTAAATCCAGTGTTGTACCTGAGAATGAGCCTAATAaacaagatgaagaa aaggTCATGAAACCGCCAATGCCTCCATCAAAAGAATCTAAACCCAGTGTTACACCTGGGGAGGTGATTTTACAAGATGAAAATACTGAtggcaagaaaaacacaagccCACCACCAACACCTCCCAATAAGCCCAGCTCAGCTGGGTCATTGAGCAACCCTGTAGAAGTGTTACCAGCCTCACCAAACCACCACCCCCCAACTCCTCCATCCAAGGACAAGAAGCCTTCGCAAATGGTTGTGGAGCCCAACCAACAGACACAAGATACAGCTACTGAACAAAGTGAAGACGAAACAGCAATGATCAATGATAAGGTAGACCAGTCAGAGGAAACTGTCCAAAATGGTGAACCCAAAACAACCTCTAACAAACCCAAAGTTCTGCCAGAAGACCTATCAACTGTCACTCAGCCTAAAGGATCACACTCCACTGCTTCTGATACCTCAGCACGTTCTCTTAAAGTAGAGGAGGCTTCACTGCAGAGCGTCCCCTCAGTAGTTGTCTGCACAGACGACCCACTCACTGAGACCCTCAACCTGAGTCCGCTTCTCCACCACCTGccaggagagaagaaaaagaaggccGAGGAGAAATCTGTAGACAGTGGTCAGCACTCTGACGATGAGAGTGAAGGCTCGGTGAATGAAGACACGCTGGCAGCTTCCACGGCTGCTCTCCATGGAAGCCATGCTGGCCTGGATGTGTTGGATGGCACTGAAGATGAAAGGGAAATCTCTGTCAACTTAAGGCCATCAGCCAGTCTTCAGGTTAAACCAGATGTCACTACCTGTCGGCGCTCAGAGCCTTTCCAGAAACCTCTCAAATCGTCAATCAAGGCCAGGTCTACATCAATCGGAGATCTACTGTCTGACTCCCTCGGCTCCGGTCAGCTGAAAACCACCtgcaaagctgaaaatgaagGGAGCATATCACCCTTTCAAAATTCTGTAACAAAGCTTGAGTCTGAAGTGGCTCTGGAGATGAAAAATACGAGTGAGCTCCTCAGTCAGGCTCAGGAGAGAAGTTACGCTGAGGTAATGCCTGAGGATCTGCTTGCTAAAGCTCTGGAGAAGCTCCAGAAGGCTGACTGCGTCCTCAGAGAGGTCAAGAAATTGAAAATTACAAAGAAGAGGATGAGCTGGTAA
- the znf414 gene encoding zinc finger protein 414, protein MMSPGETVMQSSKNEDGVLGTRRLPCPIHGCKRVYTEPGALESHVLDHESPAQSLPGKKLLCSTSGCSASFPSMQKLMEHTRHHYKPNIYFQCESCRTKLRSYRGLLAHLHTCSKVPRAKPKAVEPAAPVLAAVAASNLAPRTSELAPPQLESVSPQQAPIQTTSVPSAVPVPDFADPGLGPPMLSLQEAPPQSPLRDAATKLAASFRPIAPKAAADLAAPGSAAYPASSAVWRKNQAVSSHRRVLWEHTRGRYTCVQCGHTLTNRKEMTQHINSQHHGNKSGEEAGSTVPKS, encoded by the exons ATGATGTCTCCAGGCGAAACTGTAATGCAGTCCAGTAAGAATGAAGACGGAG TGTTGGGAACCAGAAGACTTCCGTGTCCGATTCACGGCTGTAAGCGTGTGTACACGGAGCCGGGCGCTCTGGAGAGCCACGTCCTGGACCACGAGAGCCCGGCTCAGTCCCTGCCTG GTAAGAAGCTGCTGTGCTCCACCAGCGGCTGCAGCGCCTCCTTCCCCAGCATGCAGAAACTGATGGAACACACTAGGCATCACTACAAGCCTAACATCTACTTCCA GTGTGAGAGCTGCCGCACCAAGCTGCGCTCCTACCGGGGCCTCCTGGCCCACCTGCACACCTGCTCCAAGGTGCCGAGGGCCAAACCAAAGGCTGTAGAGCCGGCGGCCCCCGTGCTGGCTGCTGTGGCTGCCTCCAACTTGGCCCCCAGGACCTCTGAGCTGGCCCCTCCACAGCTAGAGTCGGTGTCACCACAGCAGGCTCCTATCCAGACCACATCAGTCCCCTCTGCTGTCCCTGTGCCGGACTTTGCTGACCCTGGGCTTGGGCCCCCCATGTTGAGTCTCCAGGAAGCCCCCCCACAGAGCCCTCTCAGGGATGCAGCCACTAAGCTGGCGGCCAGCTTCAGGCCCATAGCTCCCAAAGCGGCTGCAGACCTGGCTGCTCCAGGATCAGCTGCTTACCCTGCCTCCTCCGCTGTCTGGAGGAAGAATCAAG CTGTGTCGAGCCACAGACGTGTCCTTTGGGAGCACACCAGGGGGCGCTATACCTGTGTCCAGTGTGGTCACACCCTAACCAACCGCAAGGAAATGACTCAACATATCAACAGTCAGCACCATGGCAACAAATCTGGAGAAGAAGCAGGAAGTACTGTCCCCAAGTCTTAG
- the mtch2 gene encoding mitochondrial carrier homolog 2, with amino-acid sequence MAVAQSFDKIIAASVPKVRREYPVYSKMADTCGQVLLGSGLTVLSHPVMYIKVLIQVGHEPLPPTLGRNLFGRQVQQLPGLFAYAKHIIKIDGKAGLYNGLGPRLCAGAIGTVVHSTVRQICQEKSLPQLPGSKPKADENALKSVAEESTKEMIARSCATIVTHPFHVITLRCMVQFIGRETKYSGMLDSIVTIYREEGIWGFFAGLVPRLLADVLSLWICNLLAHAINTYAIDNSMSHTGEIRNCSQAVTGFFASMLTYPFVLVSHLMAVNNCGLAGGMPPYASVYPTWVDCWKHLSREGNLGRGNSLFFRKLPAGKKYVVDEKRFF; translated from the exons ATGGCGGTAGCACAATCCTTCGATAAAATAATTGCTGCCAGTGTTCCAAAAGTAAGAAGAGAGTATCCCGTCTATTCAAAAATGGCGGATACATGCGGACAGGTCCTGCTGGGATCAGGGCTCACCGTCCTGTCTCACCCTGTGATGTACATTAAAGTCCTCATCCAG GTCGGACATGAGCCGCTGCCTCCCACTCTGGGCAGGAACCTGTTCGGCCGACAGGTCCAACAGCTTCCGGGTTTGTTTGCTTATG CTAAGCACATTATTAAGATAGATGGGAAGGCTGGACTCTACAATGGACTTGGTCCCAGGCTGTGTGCTGGAGCCATAGGCACCGTTGTTCACAGCACAGTTCGGCAG ATATGCCAGGAAAAGAGCTTACCTCAG CTTCCAGGTAGCAAGCCGAAAGCAGATGAGAACGCTCTGAAAAGTGTTGCTGAAGAG AGTACCAAAGAGATGATTGCTCGATCGTGTGCCACCATCGTCACACACCCATTTCACG TGATCACTCTGAGGTGTATGGTTCAGTTCATTGGGAGAGAGACAAAATACAG CGGCATGCTTGACTCCATTGTAACGATCTACAGAGAAGAAGGCATTTGGGGCTTCTTTGC TGGTCTGGTCCCTCGCCTGCTGGCTGACGTCCTGTCCTTATGGATCTGCAACCTCCTGGCTCATGCCATCAACACTTACGCCATTGATAACTCG ATGAGTCACACAGGGGAGATCAGGAACTGCTCCCAGGCGGTGACCGGG TTCTTTGCAAGTATGCTCACCTACCCCTTTGTTCTGGTGTCCCACCTGATGGCTGTCAATAACTGCGG GCTGGCTGGAGGCATGCCCCCCTACGCGTCTGTATACCCCACCTGGGTGGACTGCTGGAAGCACCTGAGCAGGGAG GGGAACCTGGGCAGAGGCAACAGCCTGTTTTTCCGGAAGCTTCCCGCTGGAAAGAAGTACGTTGTTGATGAGAAgagatttttttga